In the genome of Populus trichocarpa isolate Nisqually-1 chromosome 10, P.trichocarpa_v4.1, whole genome shotgun sequence, the window tgtttttttagataaatgtATTAATAAGCTATTAAAAGTATGTGCACGTTAATGTCATTAATGGGGCATTTGATAAATCAttcatatgttttattttatatctatgaAGTACGTACGATAATCATATTTGCAAAACATGATTATAGACTCCATGTTAGCATGGTCTagtctttaatttaatatcgtAATTTAATTCTTCTCTAAAAATGACAAATTATGGATATTGTTTCTGCTATGAATATTCAGTATGATTATCTTTTGTGTGATATCCTTCATAAGCAGGGCTGACTTTGGTACGTGTTGGTTGACTGAggaacatacatacatacatacatacatacatacataactcttttaattttctagttgTAGTCTAATGATAATGTAATTACTagagaataattatattttgaactcttatttagatttttaaattgagataattatttGAGTATACCTTGGCCTTAACGCTTTTATTTGGTGCGGCCTTGGGATATTAATCAAGGATCGAATCTATATATATTCATCCATGATCCAGTGACTGTTCTCTCCCGCTGAAGCTTTTCTCCTGTAGAAAACCATATAGTTTTCTAGCATCCTACAATTTTTTTGTCCATAAATCAGAAAATCTGggatttttatcattcaacttttGGATCATATTATTCCTGTAAACTTTTATGAGAACATTGACGGTCCAGATCTCCTGCGCAGTGCACTGATCAAAGGGGGACTTCGAACGAATGGTTCAATCTTTTGCtgttgacattaaaaatacaGATAAGGTAGCAAAACCTTAGTTGAGAGCACCGCTCTTCCAAGTCTCTTATTTCTTAGAACGTATTTAATTGCTTGGACTTTGCCAAAtttgagctaaaaaaaaaaaaaccttctccGAATTGGACGTCAAAGATGCTGCTATTATCACCCTCGTCTACCTTCTCCATTATTGTCACTACAACATCACAATTACCATGACAGTAACAGAAGCACAAGATTCCACCAGCCCCTTAAGGTTGTAGGCATGGCAAAGGAGACCACTGATGATAGCGGCAATGGCATCATTGAGAAAGCTGCAATATCTGGTGGATTTGTCTCATCCCCAGTAATTGCCTGGTCTCTCTAAACCCTCAGGACAACAGGCTGTGGCCCCCCTCCTGAACCAGGAGTTTCAATTGGTGCACTGGAAGGTGTGAGTTATCTAGTTGTTGTTGGAATCATAGGTTGTTGGAATCATAGGTTGTTGCTTGTTAAATaactaattcaattcaatagattaagctgttaggtgaggttttaaaatatgatttatattattttctaataaatcccttcaagtgaaagttttttgagcttgaaacttgcacagatccACATTatattatgcttaatttttatcaaataaatggggatggtgagattcgaactcgtgattgCTTGGctatcaaggctctgataccatgtcaaagaactaattcaacccaatagcttaaactgttaggtgagattccaaaatatgatttatattattctctaacgtCAAGACAGAAACttagaaaaagtttcaaaattgcAGCTTGCATTTGTAAAATCTAATGttatattaatattcttttcaataaatattacaattacattaagattaaaaaaaaataaaggttgtggggaaaaaaatattctccACACCCATAAACACGGATCCAaagtattttgtaattattattatttttacttcagttattgattttttttacttttaatttagtctatttattgtgatttaaagtaaataatttaatttaatttaatttagttataacAGTATCGGAAAAGCATCTCAGCACCATCTAAATATTGCTGCAGAGGCAACAGATTGAAAAATTGAACGATACAAAATCAGCGCAATCGTGAATTTGCGTTTTTCTTCAGCTTGGACAAAGAAACTtttcttaaattgaattttcttatatCATATCATGTTACAACACAGTGCTTAAAGAAAATCAGGACATGTAATTTTAAAAGTgggcgtgtgtgtgtgtgtgtttgccTATGCAAATCTTCATTTACTTCAGCTCCCCCACTCTAAGTAGAAGTCAAGAACTTTTTGAACCATTGAACAGAGTCCTTGGGGTATCGCTTGAGCTTGTCCTTGTAATCCACAAAGTAGAGACCAAACCTTGAAGTGTAACCAGCTGCCCACTCCCAATTATCCAAAAGGGACCATACAAAATACCCTTTCACATTGCAACCATCTTCTCTGCAATAACCAAAACAATAGAATAGAGTATTAGTTTGCATGCAGTAGCATACTATATATCTCAGAACATATATGCGCCGAGGCATGTAGGCGAGTGATCCATACTTGATAGAAGCTAGCAGGCTTGCCAGATAGTCCTTGTGGTATTTGATCCTTTTCTCATCCTTTAGAGCATCTTTAATGGGGGTCCAGGCGTGATTTGGATCATCCATCCCTGTTAGGATCACAGAAAAAGACAGATTTTGTTTGCGATTTTTCTTCCATGACGAAGCTTTATAAGGGCCAGTTAAGACGTTCTCCATAATTggagatcaagaaaaaaatagagatgaaTTTAAGATAAATTGACACGTTACTTTATACGACCAGATAAACATAGAGAAATGGTTTTGAATGCCTTTTGACAGAACCAATGATGATTCAGAAGATTACCATTTTCAGTTATAATGACGGGAGGGTTTCCGTACTTTTGCCTGATGTAATTCATTAAGCTTCTCATCCCTCGAGGTACTATGTACAACCATATAGAACTTGCCTGCAGTTTTAGATAAGTGATAATGCATAGTTAGAAACACTAAACCCAAAAGTGCTGCAAGAAAATAGAGTGATGAATTTGTATGTATCAGAGAATGAACTAGACAGACTGAAATCCAGTGCAACTGGATTGAAGAAGGATTGAAGAAGGAAGAACGAAATCAGAAACAATGAACACTCAAATGTCTTTCTTCTAGATGAATGCACAGGTAATCTTTGCACTCAAATGACATTGTTATGTGGTCTAAATGatgaatgaaaatatttaagttcAACGAGGTGCATACCCGGTCTCCAATGGGCTTCAAATGTTCACCAAATGCTGAAAAGAATAAGAGCACCAGTTATtgacagatttttttttatttatataaaaaaaaatcacattgcTGTTTCATTATCTCTACTAATTAAAGGAAATAgctgaaaagaaattattttatagggATCATTATCGCTAACTCACGGAGGGTTATGGCACCAGAGTCTGCGAGAGAGTCATTAAGGACTTTGCCAATTAGATCCCCAAACAGAGAGTCATTGCTTCGTGCATAAAATGTTGTGTAGTGATTGATgccaacaaaatcaaaagaccCTTTAACAAGAGCGACGTCATTTTCAGTAAAATTTGGCAGTCTATCCCCTACTCTGTTTCTCATTGTGATCGGATAGTTGCCTAAGATCAAAGGTTCGATAAACCTGGAGGAAAAACATCACAAATTAACATGGACATATTTTAGGCAAGTGCTATTTCTGTACTGAAAGATTTGATCATAGATACCAGCCAAGCTGAAAATCCTGGGCTCTTTGGGCTGCTTCAATGTCATTTGTGGTGTTTGTTGCTGGTTCAAACCATATTACATCAAGTGATATGCCCAGGGATCCTCGTTGTTTTGCCTGAAAAAATTCATGCCATAGATATATGATATCATTCCCGAGCTTAGCaccaacaaaaatagaaaataaaataaatgataagagcaaaaaatgaagaaaaaaggcAAGTTGGCCTCCTTGATAGCTCAGAACACTGTATATATTATTGCCTTTACCTTGTACTTTTTCCTGTAAATATCTGCCACAGTCCCATGAGAAAGAAGGATGTTGTGGGCGACAATGTAGGGCTCAGTCGCTGAATTTCCAGCCCGGCAGAAGAGGTGGAGAAAGATAGAGCATCTTCCTGGTGCCTGGAGACCTACATCATAACCCTGAATAGCAACTGTATGAGGCTCATTGAATGTGATCCAATGCTTTACCCTGTTACCATAAATCTCAAAGCATGTCTCTGCGAATGTTGCAAAGTCCTTTCTGCAAATTACAAAGATCATCTTAACCACCAAAATCATAAAGGTGATTCTAATTTCGTATTTGCAAATTACGAGAACAGTCTTTTACATGATCTGGGGGCTGAGCCATCCATTATATTTGTCATGCAAGGCTTGAGGAAGGTCCCAATGGTATAGGGTCACATAAGGCTCAATTCCTGCAAATTTTGTGAAACACAAGGAATCCTTGAGAATTAAAAACCATATTAAAATCACTAACCAGTGACAAAGTTGACGAAGGTGTATGGTGTTTACAAGCTGTTGACTGTATTGAATGCTGTACAAAGATACTTTTAGCTACATGAGTTTGGTAACTTTTAGATGAGGAGTGGTAATCAAGGATAAGTACTCAAACTCTTCTTCTAGCTCTAAAGTGCATGAATCTCACCAGAGGATGATTGAATGTAAAGGTTTACCTTGAGCAAGTAAAGCGTTGATGAATTTGTTGTAATGATCAACTCCTGCCTGATTGATTTTATCTGTTCCATCTATACACAGAGACCCACAGTAAGAAACTTTTCTATGTTATAGCATCATGTCTCTATATAAAAGGGTGCCAGTTTCTTCTTTCGATTGTCTGTTAAAGTAAACTCTACATAGAGAATGCGCTTACCATACTATTATTGTCATGACATCACCCATGGAAATGAATAACCGTGAtttaccaaaatatatatatatatatacatatatataaaattaacatacTTTGATGTAAACTTACTAGGATATATTCGAGACCAAGAAATTGAAAATCTGTAGGCGTCCATTCCCATATCCTTCATAAGTTTTATGTCTTCCTGTTTCCAATAACCACAAAGTCAACTGTTTAGATAAATCTATCTCTACAGTAAAATGTTTCATAAAGCTAAAGAAGATATTGGTATAattgctgggttttttttttatccaatgcTGTAGCATACTTTGACCGATCGAGTTTCATATCTACAAGCAATATTTTTAGTTGCTCAACTATACTAAAATGGGGGATTAGCATGAGAAGACGTACATCAAAAAGGTGATATTGATCCACGGCCACATCAGCATTGCTGAAATCAATTATCTTGCCTGCAGGACCAAACACCTTGATAAGCTcactaaaagaaaatatcaaagattTTGAAACTAAAACTTGACTGATAACTCCATCTTCAGAGCTGGTCTTTGAATTAGGTTGGGAAGCAATCAGCTACTAGTTTAATGGTTGCAAGGTCAAA includes:
- the LOC7462841 gene encoding beta-glucosidase 40 produces the protein MLPRGVRIAFLIVVLVAFEIQTSLSQINRASFPKGFVFGTASSAFQYEGAVKADGRGPSVWDAFSHTFGKIIDFSNADVAVDQYHLFDEDIKLMKDMGMDAYRFSISWSRIYPNGTDKINQAGVDHYNKFINALLAQGIEPYVTLYHWDLPQALHDKYNGWLSPQIIKDFATFAETCFEIYGNRVKHWITFNEPHTVAIQGYDVGLQAPGRCSIFLHLFCRAGNSATEPYIVAHNILLSHGTVADIYRKKYKAKQRGSLGISLDVIWFEPATNTTNDIEAAQRAQDFQLGWFIEPLILGNYPITMRNRVGDRLPNFTENDVALVKGSFDFVGINHYTTFYARSNDSLFGDLIGKVLNDSLADSGAITLPFGEHLKPIGDRASSIWLYIVPRGMRSLMNYIRQKYGNPPVIITENGMDDPNHAWTPIKDALKDEKRIKYHKDYLASLLASIKEDGCNVKGYFVWSLLDNWEWAAGYTSRFGLYFVDYKDKLKRYPKDSVQWFKKFLTST